A stretch of DNA from Allomeiothermus silvanus DSM 9946:
GCAACCATCCAAGAATCTTTGGGGTCAATTTGGTAATAGGGCTCGAGCCTTCCCGAACGGATAATCCGGTAGAGGAACTCGTGGGGGAAGTAGCGCTCCCCTGCTCGGTCGGCCCGGGTCCATTCCTCGATCAAAGCCCCCTCCAAGCGCCGCATAGCTTCCATCTCTGGGATGCAGGTATCGGTGACCCGGTTCATGTGTCGCTCGAGCAAGGCTTGCTCGTCCTGCGGGGTCAGGTCGCGCCAGTGCGGGATCCGCTCGTAGTGGTGATGGGCCACCAGGTTGAAGAGGTCTTCCTCGAGGTTGGCCCCCGTGCATGAAATGGCCTGCACCTTGTCCTGGCGGATCATCTCGGCCAGGCTGATCCCCAGTTCGGCGGTGCTCATGGCCCCAGCCAGGGTAATCATCATCACCCCCCCTGAGTCGAGGTGCTGGCGATACGCTTCGGCGGCCTCTACCAACGTCGCCGCGTTAAAGTGCCGGAAGTGGTGTTTGATGAACCGACTCACTGCTCCACGAGACATGAAAACCCCCTTGGGTTGTTTTCCCAGCCATGGCCAGGCTCAGTCTTCGCGGGGTGGGCGAATCTTCCGGACTCCCCCCTTCGGTAGCAGACACTGCCACCTAGCGTCCGCCTGAGAGTTTACCGAATCTAGGGGTGAAATCAATGGGATGTAATCGGTCAACACATTTGAGACTCTTTGAGGAACCGACTCCTCTTGCATCTTAGCCAAAAACTCCAGCGGAGCAAGACCCCCCAGGGCCATGTGAGGCCTTCGGCGGTTGTAGTAGTCCAGGTAGGTATCCAGCTCTGCCTGCAGCTCGCTGAGCGGGGTGGGCAAAGGCCGGGTGTAGAACTCCTCCTTGAAGGTCCGCTGCATCCGCTCCACGTGACCATTGAGTTTAGGACTCCTCGGCGGTAGCACAAACAAGGCAATCCCCAGAGCACAGCAGGCCTCCTCAAACTCGGCCATGAACTCGCTGCCCCCATCCACCTGGATGGCCCGGATGGGAAAAGGGGCCCTGGCCAGAAGCAAGGACAAGAACCCCTCAGAAAGCTTAGCCGTGGCCCGGCTGTGCACCTCCGCCAGGACAAACCGGCTATGGAGGTCAATCGCCGAGAAGTGCTTGACCATGCTTCCCGGTCCTAAGGTCAGGGTGAGGGTGTCCACCTGGACCAGGTCCCCAGGAGCCCTGGCCTCGTATCCTCGGGGCTTCCTTTTGGCGTAGGGCCGGTTTACCCTTCGCTTTAGCTTCCCTCTTTGAGTCCGGGCCAGGTAGCCGGCCACGCTCTCGATACGTCGGTGCTTCTCCAGGTAGGCCAGGATGCGCCCCACCGTGCGTTCGCTCATCTGGAAACCCTCCTTGCGGAGGGTAAGCCAGATGGACCAGCGTCCCCAGGTGGGGTTTTCCTTGCGGAGAGTTTCTATTCTAATGAGCAGCCCTGGGGTCCAGTGGACCTTTGTGCGCAGGTGCTTAGGGCGGCGGGAGCGGGGTTTGAGTCCAGCCAGGCCCTTTTCTTTTAGGGCTTTTTGCCAGCGGTGGTAGGTGGCCCGGCTGATCCCGACCAGGTCCTGGATCTCCTTCCAGCTCTTTTTACTTTCACGCAGGGCTTTGACCAGTCGGAGCTTGCGCAGACGTTCCTGGACCTCTGGGTCGCTTGCGTTGGCCTCGGCCAGCCTCTGTGCTTGTCTAGCGCCTCTCCATATCTCTCGGCCAACGGTGGTAAACTGCACCTGGGGAACCTCCTTTCCTGGTCGGTTCCCCTCTTTTTATCCCAGCTTAGAGTCTCACATGTGTTTGTCCGGGTTCAGGGACGTTTGCGCAGGAGGTGGGTTATTTGGGCGGCTCGAGGAAGGCAGATGCCCTGACCGGGCTATCCGCGACTTAATCTAGCGAACCCCCCGGACCCTCGAGACGAATACCGTCCCCAGCACGAAAAAAATCACCGCGATGGCGAACAGGATCGGGTAGCCACCACCCGGGCTGGCCCGGTTTCCCGCGTCGAGGATCTGGCCAAAGAGCCCCTGAAAGAGTTGGGGAAACACCAAGGCCATGTGCCAGATTCCCATGTCGCGGGCGTGCTTGCTGGGGTCGGGGAGCACCGAGGTGGCGAGGGCCCAGTCCACGCTGATATAAGCCCCATAACCGAGGCCGAAAACCAGCCCGATCAACACGGCCAGCGCATAGCTTTGGGTCAGAGCAAACCCCACCGCCGCCGAGGCCATGATGCCCCCGGCAAGGAAAACGATGCGTTTTTTCCCGATCCGGTCCGAGAGCACCCCCCCGACGATTGCAGTGACGGCCCCTGCAAGGGAAAGAAGCAACAGGATGATCCCCAAGGCCTGATCGGCCAGGGCCAGCCGGAGCGGGCCGAGCGGAAAGGTTTTGACCACGTCCCGCAGGTAGTAAAAAAGGAAGGGCTGGATGGCAAAACGCCCCGACTCTACCAGGGCTCGAGTGAGGAACACCCAGCGAAAGTCCCGGTACTCCGGAAGCAGAAAAACCCGCAGGTTCAAGGGCTTTACCTCGCGTTTGATCTGCGGCTCTGGCACACTTTGCAGGGTAGTCAGGGTCATAAACAGCAGCACCAAAACGATGGCCAGGTACTGCCCCTCACGGCTTCCTTGCAAGAGAATCGGGGAGATACCTCCTGCGACCTGGCTGGAGAGCTGAAAAAAACCCAAGACCCCGCTGGCGGTACCTTTTTCACCCTGCGCAACGGTGTCGGGAATCAGCGCCGCATAGGGGGTGGAGGCTACGTTATTTCCCAGTTGCACCAACACATAACCTGCAGCGTAAACCCAGTACCCAGGGGCAAAAAACATGATCGCTAAACCTAGAATATTGATTGCTGTACCCCATACCATGAACGACTTCCGCTTCCCTATGCGGTCTGACCAAGCACCCAAGAAGGGAGGGAGCACCAGGGGGATCAGGGCCAGCGTTCCCGCTAACCAGCCCAGATAGGTTCCCTGTCGTTCCTGCCCAACAAACCGCAAAATGTCGGCAGGCATGAGGAATAGCAAGATCAACGTCCAGTGGAAGTTGAACCCGAACCAGTAAGCCGAGAAGCCAAAGTAGCGCAAGATACCGGCAGGACGGGCACGTTGCATGGTTGGGGCGAGTATATCAGGCAAGGGATTGGTTTATTCCCTCACCCATCCCTTTTGTGTTTAGCACCTGCCACACGCCCACGGTTGAGCAAGAATCTCTCAAAATCTAGGGCCAAAGGCGGTTTTCTGATACGATATTCGCTCGATGCAGGAGGTTTTAGCTCCCCTCAAATCCGCGCTCGCCCAGGCCCTACAAAGCCTGGGCGTCAGCGAGTTGCCCGAGATCGTCCTCCAGGAGACCCCGCCCGGCAAGGGGGGTGACTACGGCTCACCGGTGGCGTTTACGCTGGCTCGCACCTTACGCAAGGCT
This window harbors:
- a CDS encoding integrase core domain-containing protein, yielding MQFTTVGREIWRGARQAQRLAEANASDPEVQERLRKLRLVKALRESKKSWKEIQDLVGISRATYHRWQKALKEKGLAGLKPRSRRPKHLRTKVHWTPGLLIRIETLRKENPTWGRWSIWLTLRKEGFQMSERTVGRILAYLEKHRRIESVAGYLARTQRGKLKRRVNRPYAKRKPRGYEARAPGDLVQVDTLTLTLGPGSMVKHFSAIDLHSRFVLAEVHSRATAKLSEGFLSLLLARAPFPIRAIQVDGGSEFMAEFEEACCALGIALFVLPPRSPKLNGHVERMQRTFKEEFYTRPLPTPLSELQAELDTYLDYYNRRRPHMALGGLAPLEFLAKMQEESVPQRVSNVLTDYIPLISPLDSVNSQADARWQCLLPKGGVRKIRPPRED
- a CDS encoding deoxyhypusine synthase family protein is translated as MSRGAVSRFIKHHFRHFNAATLVEAAEAYRQHLDSGGVMMITLAGAMSTAELGISLAEMIRQDKVQAISCTGANLEEDLFNLVAHHHYERIPHWRDLTPQDEQALLERHMNRVTDTCIPEMEAMRRLEGALIEEWTRADRAGERYFPHEFLYRIIRSGRLEPYYQIDPKDSWMVAAAEKNLPIVVPGWEDSTTGNMYAGHCLAGEIQNVHTVRTGIEYMMMLAEWYVKTSKHHSIGFFQIGGGIAGDFPICVVPMLHQDMQRPDIPMWGYFCQISDSTTSYGSYSGAVPNEKITWGKLAVDTPKYIIESDASIVAPLMFALILGE
- a CDS encoding MFS transporter, with product MQRARPAGILRYFGFSAYWFGFNFHWTLILLFLMPADILRFVGQERQGTYLGWLAGTLALIPLVLPPFLGAWSDRIGKRKSFMVWGTAINILGLAIMFFAPGYWVYAAGYVLVQLGNNVASTPYAALIPDTVAQGEKGTASGVLGFFQLSSQVAGGISPILLQGSREGQYLAIVLVLLFMTLTTLQSVPEPQIKREVKPLNLRVFLLPEYRDFRWVFLTRALVESGRFAIQPFLFYYLRDVVKTFPLGPLRLALADQALGIILLLLSLAGAVTAIVGGVLSDRIGKKRIVFLAGGIMASAAVGFALTQSYALAVLIGLVFGLGYGAYISVDWALATSVLPDPSKHARDMGIWHMALVFPQLFQGLFGQILDAGNRASPGGGYPILFAIAVIFFVLGTVFVSRVRGVR